One Carya illinoinensis cultivar Pawnee chromosome 5, C.illinoinensisPawnee_v1, whole genome shotgun sequence genomic window, TGCTCCGCAAGGTGGCCGCGAGGTTCTCTCGGGTTGTGGAGCTCGACCTCTCTCAGTCCGCTTCCCGCTCCTTTTTCCCTGGTGTTATCGACTCCGATCTCTTTGTTATTGCCGATGGGTTTAGATGCCTCAGAGTGCTCAATTTGCAGAACTGCAAAGgtatatttttctgttttttgttttttccgaGAAAGTGAACTAAATCTGTTTATCTGACTGTGTTTTGTGCTCAATTTGCAAAGCTCTTTTTTGTATTGGTTTAGTAAGCTTTTGGAATTGGAGTGCTTGGTTGTGTTTGTTTGACTGTTCTGTTTGTTTCTGGgaagaattgtttatttttctgagaaaatgtgTGGATGGGATGGAAGTATAGGAGGTGTGTGAGAGTGCTGAATTCGAGAATGATGGCAACGACAAATTTGGATGGTTTGCTGTCTCTCATGAAAGTTCTATTTACTAGTGAGAAAGTTAAGATATGAAACCTATGTGGGAGATCTGCTTGGGTATGGTTTGGAGCATCATAGAATTCATTAAAACATATCTTCAACCTCTCCTATCTTGTTGCTGGTTGGACTTGAGCTTTCAAACTTTTACTTGAGGTCACcagttaacttttaactttactTAAATACAATTTGTGATTGAATAAAATGCTGTTTTATTTTCTAAGATAAGATATCAGTCTTTACAACTCACAAATAGGAATAATTCTTTTCCAATTGACTTTAGAGAGAAGCTTGCATCATGTTTTAGAGAGAAGTTTGCATCATGTTAGTTGATTTTAAGAATGTGAATGTTCTTATGGTCTGATCGTGGGTTGAAGACCACCAAATTAACACTCATAAAATGTTCATATGGTTTGCTGGTTTTTTTTGCTTACTGCACGGTTGATTATAGTTTGTAATTTATTCCCAGTTTTGATTTTTGATGTTCTTTTACTATGCCATTCCATCTGGAGTtcctgttttgttttttctttatattatttttacttgatgaaatCAGTTTTTCGTTTTCccttataatttcttttggaGTAGAATTTAACATGCCTatcatggtttcctttgttatatttttcttgttttgcagGAATCACTGATGTTGGCATGGTGGAAATTGGGCATGGTCTTTCTTCACTACAATGCTTAGATGCATCCTATTGCAGGAAGCTAACTGACAGGGGATTTTCAGCTGTTGCTGAGGGTTGTTGTGAACTGAAAAGCCTACATCTTACTGGCTGTAGATTTGTTACAGACAAATTATTACATGCTCTTTCCAAAAACTGTCACGATTTAGAAGAGTTGGGGCTGCAAGGATGCACCAATATAAGTGATTCTGGACTCACGAATCTTGTAAACGGTTGTCAACGTATTAAGTTTTTAGATATCAATAAATGTAGCAATGTTGGGGATGGTGGGGTTTTAAGTGTGTCTGAGGCCTGCGCAGCTTCTCTCAGGACACTCAAATTGTTGGATTGCGACAAAATTGGGGACGCTTCTATATTTTCCTTGGTCAGATTCTGCAAAAATCTAGAGACTCTTATTGTTGGTGGCTGCCGGGACATCTCTGACGAGTCTCTAAAGTCACTTGCTGCTTCTTGTAAAAATAGTCTGAAGAACTTACGGATGGATTGGTGTTCAAATATCTCTGACTCTGCATTGAGCTGTATCCTCAATCAGTGTGTAAACCTAGAGGCTCTCAACATTGGGTGCTGTGAGGAGGTGACAGATGCTGCTTTCCAGGGTTTAGGTTCTAGGGaaattgaattgagattgaaggttttgaaggTTAGCAACTGTCCAAAGATAACAGTTGCGGCGATTGGTCTGCTTCTTGACAAATGCAACTCTCTGGAATATCTGGATGTGAGGTCATGCCCACTTATTACAAAGGCGGGATTCGATGAGGCTGGATTGCAGTTTCCCACACACTGTATGGTGAACTTTGAAGGGAGTTTATCCGAGTCTGATGTGTTGTGTTTAAAACCCTTGATTTGAATGGTCTGGCACTACTGGAAGAAAGTTCTTCCCTTCAGAGTTATCATACAGCAAACACTGCCTTTGAAAGCCTGACAGGTTACTGCAACTGGAGAGAGCTAATCCTACTGGCAGCCCTGTTCACATTCATTTTATTCTGGGGTTAGAATTTGATTTGTTGTTGGACTTGGATACCTGCCACTCATATTTTACATGTATATGTTGCATGTGCATTGTATTTCGGTTGCCTTGTAATCttttccttgatttttttttggatcgaaaaatattgtatttttcCCCTTGGTCTGCATTTTGAACTCCTCATAATTTAGTTCCGTAACTGTTGCAATCGACTTTTCATACTTAACGTCCCGCAGAGATTATTGCACTATGGAGATTAGGATTTGTAGGAGGAACTCGAAGATAGCTGCTGATTgtgtttaaaataaatcaaataaagtgGAGTGGTTATCTTTTGTTATGAATGTGAAAAGGTTTTGGGGATCGCTCTAGAATACCAAGAGGGCTTGATGTGTTCGCCAGTCGGATGGATTTCAATTGGAAGCATCTTCTGATGCCAACTATAGATACGTTGAAAAGAGGTTAGCCATTTTATCGATGGAAACTTCCAACTTGCTTTTATCCCTTTTCAAACTAATATGAATCTGCGGAATTGGAATTCTTTGaacttataattaatttgaagatttacttaaaaaagtcaaaattaagtcaatgaatggaaaaatcTAGACCAGTTGAGGAATTCGTTTCAAGAATCAGACTTTTGCTAGACTTTTCTAAAGTGGATTTGACGCATCTCCACATAGCTTTCGTGATCTTTCTGATTCTTGATTTGGTAATTATTCCATATAGAATTTATAAATGATCTTTATGACTTGGTTCATCTTGATTCCCATCACAAACGATCTCATTGcatctatcaaatatttttattaaatttcgtTCAGTAGAATGGTGCACAGTACTGACTTCTGCACATTCAACAAAACGGAGCTGGCAACGCAAGATAAAAGGAAGtcaaataccaaatctattgTTGTTTGCATATTgctttatatttcttttaatatgagAATTATTCTCTTGATGTATTTAGTTTTCTTCGTtcgttcatctctctctctctctctctctctctctctctctctctctctctctctctctctctctctctctctctctctccttgtgAACTGTTATCTACTCTCAGTATCTTGATGAAGAGATACTGGCTTAGGGAGTGAGACATTGATATCTGCAGTTGTTTTTGTTGGTGTAAAGTAGTTGGTTAATCTTACGTTATAGATTCCAATAGTTAGTGTCCTTTTTTGCcgtctcttttttgtttttggtaacgCACACTTATAGGAATTAATCCTTTCAACCATATGGGAAAAAGTTGACGCGGTTGAACTTAGGCTGTTCAGCGGACCATATGTGAGTTATAAGTGGCACAGGCATTGTCTCATGTAGCCTCCCTTTTCTTCTACCACGTGCATCTTAGCTTTCTGGTGCCAACTTTCTTCCAGTAGTAAGGAAAAGAGAcggaacaagaaagaaaaaagagagatgtTAAATGCACCAAATCTCATGTAGAAAGAAATGATAATGTATATTCGCAATTAACGGATGGAAGTTTAGTCTTAAATTATAATTGGAACTAACCAATGGAGTCAAGTTATTGGATGTTGATGTGGGTGTTTGTATACTAGTGTGATGGTTATTGAGAGTTCATAATTTTGGTGCTACAGGAATACAGATGCAAATACAAtcttttttacaactatttttgcaactgttgaagagcatgttccTATGTAAAATTTGGAATTCAAACTAATAAACTTCAATATTTTTGATGAAGTGGCACCATCACATTCGTtggttttaaaataattgtatgacTATGATGGTTGGTGGCCTGAGATTTTATTGCAAGAAGTATGGAACTTCTGATTTTGAAGTAAGGCAGAAAAGAAGACGCCCTTGGAAAAGGCCTACATAGTCTTCCGTTTTTCATTGGATAAAAATAGTTTGAGGTATAAAACTTGGTtgaattctttttgtcaatCTTTTATATTAATCCTGAGCTGTGTCtttcaaataaagaaaatccTGAGCTGTGAATGAATGAGAAATAGCAGTGAAGTCTGTAAAATGGTGGCCTATAAGAAATATGTTTGACTGATTTGAATGTCATCCTAGAAGGCTGCTACCTTGATGCTATCTCTTAGTTTTAACTTACATTACTGTTGACAATCAGTTTTTTTTAATGGTCTAAGAACCAATCTTTTGATTAATTTGTAAACTAATTGCTTGGTTGCTCAATTGGGGTCTTTGAATGCTGTCGCCACTCACTTTAGTAGTTTTACTTGGCAACTATTCCACATTTAGTTTAGTTGAGAGGCATGTTTCCTGTCTCAATGACAGAGTGCATGACGTTCCATTCCGAACAagatgtatttttgttttgaatattgcTTTCTAGGTTAGAATTTATTGGTTGTTGTTGAAGCAGGGGAGAATCATTCTGCTCATAAAGTTGATAACCAAGTCCAAACATCAAATATCAAAATGGGACATAGCCAATACCAGTATTATTGATATCAGTATTGGTTGAGGAACTAAAAGACGTTTCTTATCATGACCTTTTTATGTATATGGACGTTATAAATGGCTTGTATTACAGTAGCTGAAGCAGAGGAGAAGGTACTTCTTGTATTTTAAGGCTGACATTCACTCTAAAGACTGAGAGACAGCCTGCTGAAGAAGTTTGAAGGCTTTCTGATTATTTACGAAACCCATGAACCAGAAGTCAAAATTATCCAGAGTTATTATTTCTATGTACTTTTGTGAGGGCCTCTTTACATTCTCACTCTGGTTGACTCTCTTTATCTTCTTAATCGGGATCATGACCTGCACAAAATAGATGCCACTTGAGATTTCAATAatcatggagagagagagagagagagagagagagagagagagagagagagagagagagagagagagaatatctTGTGAAGACTTACCTTGTAATGGGCTCTAACCGTTTCACCTTTTGGAGAAGAGATTTTGATAGATCT contains:
- the LOC122311333 gene encoding F-box/LRR-repeat protein 2 produces the protein MASSVCINEILTDDEIRLILARLGSDKDKEAFGLVCKKWLYLQSTERKRLAVRAGIHMLRKVAARFSRVVELDLSQSASRSFFPGVIDSDLFVIADGFRCLRVLNLQNCKGITDVGMVEIGHGLSSLQCLDASYCRKLTDRGFSAVAEGCCELKSLHLTGCRFVTDKLLHALSKNCHDLEELGLQGCTNISDSGLTNLVNGCQRIKFLDINKCSNVGDGGVLSVSEACAASLRTLKLLDCDKIGDASIFSLVRFCKNLETLIVGGCRDISDESLKSLAASCKNSLKNLRMDWCSNISDSALSCILNQCVNLEALNIGCCEEVTDAAFQGLGSREIELRLKVLKVSNCPKITVAAIGLLLDKCNSLEYLDVRSCPLITKAGFDEAGLQFPTHCMVNFEGSLSESDVLCLKPLI